One window from the genome of Bacillus thermozeamaize encodes:
- a CDS encoding cysteine desulfurase, whose amino-acid sequence MNLENIRDQFPILSQEVNGHRLVYLDSAATSQKPLAVIRAIQHYYETYNSNVHRGVHTLGNKATEAYEGAREKVRRFINARSTSEIIFNRGTTAGLNMVARSLAEGVLQAGDEILITQLEHHSNLIPWQQAAKRTGATLKYLPLQADGTVRLEDVEEAITERTKVVAMAHVSNVLGTVHPIREIAAIAHRRGAVMVVDGAQSVPHMKVDVQELDCDFLAFSGHKMLGPTGIGVLYGKEEWLKRLEPVEFGGEMIDFVQLYDATWKQPPWKFEGGTPNIAGAIGLAAAIDFLETIGMDAIHRHEQRLVAYAMERIGQVEGIQVYGPRERAGIVTFNLSGVHPHDVATVLDTEGIAVRAGHHCAQPLMKWLGVTATARASFYLYNTEDDVDRLVQALIRAKEFFGHAIG is encoded by the coding sequence ATGAATTTGGAGAACATTCGCGATCAGTTTCCCATCCTGTCGCAGGAAGTCAACGGTCATCGGCTGGTATACCTGGACAGCGCGGCCACCTCACAAAAACCCCTGGCGGTCATCAGGGCCATTCAACATTACTATGAAACCTATAATTCCAATGTTCACCGTGGCGTGCACACACTGGGGAACAAGGCAACCGAGGCGTATGAAGGCGCGCGAGAAAAGGTGCGGCGCTTTATCAATGCGCGAAGCACGTCAGAAATCATTTTCAACCGCGGCACGACTGCAGGCCTCAATATGGTGGCCCGCAGCCTGGCTGAAGGCGTGTTGCAGGCCGGCGATGAAATCCTCATCACGCAGCTGGAACACCACAGCAATTTGATCCCGTGGCAGCAGGCAGCCAAGCGGACGGGCGCCACGCTCAAATACCTGCCCCTCCAGGCCGACGGCACCGTCCGTCTGGAGGATGTGGAAGAGGCCATCACGGAGCGGACCAAAGTGGTCGCGATGGCACACGTTTCCAACGTGTTGGGGACCGTTCACCCGATCCGGGAAATTGCTGCGATCGCCCATCGCCGTGGGGCTGTCATGGTGGTCGACGGGGCGCAAAGCGTTCCGCATATGAAAGTGGATGTCCAGGAACTGGATTGCGATTTTCTGGCTTTTTCAGGTCATAAGATGCTGGGACCCACTGGCATTGGCGTCCTGTATGGGAAGGAAGAATGGCTCAAACGCCTGGAACCGGTGGAGTTTGGCGGCGAAATGATCGATTTTGTCCAGTTGTATGATGCCACCTGGAAGCAACCGCCCTGGAAATTTGAAGGCGGCACCCCGAACATCGCGGGCGCTATCGGACTTGCGGCGGCCATTGATTTTCTCGAAACGATCGGGATGGATGCGATCCACCGGCATGAACAGCGCCTGGTTGCTTACGCCATGGAGCGGATAGGGCAGGTGGAGGGTATCCAGGTTTATGGTCCGAGAGAACGTGCGGGGATTGTGACCTTTAACCTGTCCGGGGTTCACCCGCATGATGTCGCTACGGTTCTGGACACGGAAGGGATTGCCGTACGGGCAGGCCATCACTGCGCCCAACCGTTGATGAAGTGGTTGGGAGTGACGGCGACGGCAAGAGCCAGCTTTTACCTTTACAATACCGAAGATGACGTGGATCGGTTGGTTCAGGCCTTAATCCGAGCAAAGGAGTTTTTCGGCCATGCAATTGGATGA
- a CDS encoding Fe-S cluster assembly protein SufD: protein MSVDVKTVDQEWIRRFSEQRGEPRWMTEFRLNAFELAEKLPLPKVEKMRIQRWRLNGVVPSADRPFFQDSAVLPELKQEMPWLDEKLPNLLIQQDGSVSHSRLDEELQRQGVVFQSLDSALHRHEALIREHFMTEALKVDENRLTALHASLWSGGVFVYVPPNREVELPLQALFRFSGQGFGFYPHVLVIADENSSLTMVDHCFSSKQATGLHIGATEVYVKRGARVRYATVHLFNQAITDISYRRAVVAQDGQIEWILGEMNDGNTLAENNSILKGKGASSASRLIAIGTGKQQANYQSRNWHIGQHTNSEILSRGVTRDQSWLIVDGVTKIEKGARRADGRQAQSVLMLSEHSRGDANPILYIDENDVQAGHAAGVGQVSAEQLYYLMSRGIPKEEAEYLIILGFLEPVVSRIPVEGIRQQLLAVIERKLRT from the coding sequence ATGAGTGTGGATGTGAAGACGGTGGATCAGGAGTGGATCCGGCGATTTTCCGAGCAGAGAGGCGAGCCGCGGTGGATGACGGAATTCCGGCTGAACGCGTTTGAATTGGCTGAAAAGCTGCCCCTGCCAAAAGTGGAAAAGATGCGGATTCAGCGTTGGCGCCTGAATGGCGTTGTCCCCTCGGCGGATCGCCCTTTCTTTCAGGATTCGGCGGTTTTGCCGGAGCTGAAGCAGGAAATGCCGTGGCTTGATGAGAAACTTCCAAATCTCCTCATCCAGCAGGACGGTTCCGTAAGCCATTCTCGTCTTGATGAGGAGTTGCAAAGGCAGGGAGTGGTGTTTCAAAGCCTGGATTCGGCGTTACACCGGCACGAGGCGTTGATCCGGGAGCACTTTATGACGGAAGCGCTGAAAGTGGATGAAAACCGCTTGACTGCCCTTCACGCCAGCCTCTGGAGCGGTGGCGTTTTTGTCTATGTCCCGCCGAATCGGGAGGTCGAGCTTCCCCTGCAGGCCTTGTTCCGGTTTTCCGGACAGGGATTTGGGTTTTACCCCCATGTGCTGGTCATCGCCGATGAAAACAGTTCCCTGACGATGGTGGACCATTGTTTTTCGTCGAAGCAGGCAACTGGATTGCACATCGGGGCCACGGAGGTATACGTCAAGCGCGGGGCCAGGGTGCGTTATGCGACGGTGCACCTGTTCAATCAGGCGATCACGGATATTTCGTACCGGCGGGCAGTTGTTGCACAGGATGGCCAGATCGAATGGATTCTCGGTGAGATGAATGACGGCAACACACTGGCTGAAAACAACAGCATCCTCAAGGGAAAGGGCGCATCTTCCGCCTCCAGGCTGATTGCCATCGGCACGGGAAAACAACAGGCCAATTACCAGTCTCGCAACTGGCATATTGGGCAACATACCAATAGCGAGATCCTTTCCCGGGGTGTGACGAGAGATCAGTCTTGGCTGATTGTGGATGGTGTGACGAAGATCGAAAAAGGAGCGCGCCGTGCCGACGGCAGGCAGGCCCAATCCGTCCTGATGCTTTCGGAACATTCGCGGGGTGATGCCAATCCGATCCTGTATATTGACGAAAATGATGTTCAGGCAGGCCACGCCGCCGGTGTCGGCCAGGTTAGCGCAGAGCAACTGTACTATCTCATGTCGCGGGGTATTCCGAAAGAGGAGGCGGAATACTTGATCATTCTCGGTTTCCTGGAGCCCGTGGTATCGCGGATTCCGGTCGAGGGAATCCGCCAGCAACTGCTTGCGGTCATCGAAAGGAAGCTGCGGACATGA
- a CDS encoding Fe-S cluster assembly ATPase SufC, whose translation MTKPVLSIRDFRVKVEDKEILKGVTLEVKGGEVHAIMGPNGTGKSTLAAALMGHPKYEVVGGSVTLNGKDLLEMDVSERSRSGLFLAMQYPSEVSGVTNADFLRSAINARRAEDDQISLIKFIRMLEEKMKMLEMDESFAHRYLNEGFSGGEKKRNEILQMMMLEPQIAILDEVDSGLDIDALKIVAKGVNSMRSERTGFLIITHYQRLLNYIRPDFVHVMMQGKIVRSGGPELAERLEAEGYDWLKEELGIVDETVGQNVQV comes from the coding sequence ATGACAAAACCGGTCTTGTCAATTCGTGACTTTCGGGTCAAGGTTGAAGATAAAGAAATACTCAAGGGAGTCACCCTTGAGGTAAAGGGCGGCGAAGTGCACGCCATCATGGGTCCCAATGGAACCGGAAAAAGCACGTTGGCTGCCGCGCTGATGGGCCATCCAAAATATGAGGTCGTCGGCGGCAGTGTGACGCTCAACGGAAAAGATCTCCTGGAGATGGATGTTTCGGAACGGAGCCGCAGCGGCTTGTTTTTGGCCATGCAATACCCGAGTGAAGTCAGCGGCGTGACCAATGCCGATTTTTTGCGCAGTGCCATCAACGCCCGGCGCGCTGAAGACGATCAGATTTCGCTCATCAAGTTCATCCGCATGCTGGAAGAGAAGATGAAAATGCTGGAGATGGATGAATCGTTCGCGCACCGCTATCTGAATGAGGGATTTTCAGGCGGGGAGAAAAAGCGCAACGAGATTCTGCAGATGATGATGCTTGAACCGCAAATCGCGATTCTGGACGAGGTGGATTCCGGACTGGACATTGATGCTTTGAAGATCGTGGCCAAGGGCGTAAACTCCATGCGCAGTGAACGGACCGGTTTTCTCATCATTACTCACTACCAGCGCCTGTTGAATTATATCCGGCCGGATTTTGTGCATGTGATGATGCAAGGGAAAATTGTGCGTTCGGGAGGTCCTGAACTGGCCGAACGGCTGGAAGCGGAAGGGTATGATTGGTTAAAGGAAGAGCTGGGCATCGTGGATGAAACCGTCGGCCAGAACGTCCAGGTATAA